A single region of the Nocardioides aurantiacus genome encodes:
- a CDS encoding 6-phosphofructokinase, giving the protein MRVGVLTGGGDCPGLNAVIRAVVRKGVSEYGYDFVGFRDGWKGPLEGVTTELGIPQVRGILPRGGTILGSSRTNPFKVDDGVERIKANLAELGVDALIAIGGEDTLGVATKLHDLGVNVVGVPKTIDNDLNATDFTFGFDTAVNIAMEAIDRLHTTAESHHRVLVVEVMGRHAGWIALHAGLAGGANVVLIPEKPFDIEQVCALVERRFEDHFAPILVVSEGAVPVEGGEMSLVSGEKDAFGHVRLGGIGDRLASEIEHRTGKEARAVVLGHVQRGGTPTAFDRWLATRFGLHAIDAVHDGDFGTMMALRGTHIERVPLIEGTGELKLVDPAEYAEAEVFFG; this is encoded by the coding sequence ATGCGCGTCGGAGTCCTGACCGGAGGCGGGGACTGCCCCGGCCTCAACGCCGTGATCCGGGCGGTCGTCCGCAAGGGGGTCTCGGAGTACGGCTACGACTTCGTCGGCTTCCGCGACGGCTGGAAGGGCCCGCTCGAGGGCGTGACCACCGAGCTGGGCATCCCGCAGGTGCGCGGCATCCTGCCCCGCGGCGGCACGATCCTGGGCTCCTCGCGCACCAACCCGTTCAAGGTCGACGACGGCGTGGAGCGCATCAAGGCCAACCTCGCCGAGCTCGGGGTCGACGCGCTGATCGCCATCGGCGGCGAGGACACCCTCGGGGTCGCGACCAAGCTGCACGACCTGGGCGTCAACGTCGTCGGTGTGCCCAAGACGATCGACAACGACCTCAACGCCACGGACTTCACCTTCGGCTTCGACACCGCGGTCAACATCGCGATGGAGGCCATCGACCGCCTGCACACCACGGCCGAGTCGCACCACCGCGTCCTCGTGGTCGAGGTGATGGGCCGTCACGCGGGCTGGATCGCGCTGCACGCCGGTCTCGCGGGCGGGGCCAACGTCGTGCTGATCCCCGAGAAGCCGTTCGACATCGAGCAGGTCTGCGCGCTGGTCGAGCGTCGCTTCGAGGACCACTTCGCACCCATCCTGGTCGTCTCCGAGGGCGCCGTGCCCGTCGAGGGCGGCGAGATGAGCCTTGTCTCGGGGGAGAAGGACGCCTTCGGGCACGTCCGGCTCGGGGGCATCGGCGACCGGCTCGCCAGCGAGATCGAGCACCGGACCGGCAAGGAGGCCCGCGCCGTCGTGCTCGGGCACGTGCAGCGCGGCGGCACGCCGACCGCCTTCGACCGGTGGCTGGCGACCCGCTTCGGGCTGCACGCCATCGACGCGGTCCACGACGGCGACTTCGGCACGATGATGGCGCTGCGCGGCACGCACATCGAGCGGGTCCCGCTCATCGAGGGCACGGGCGAGCTCAAGCTGGTCGACCCGGCGGAGTACGCCGAGGCCGAGGTCTTCTTCGGCTGA
- a CDS encoding FtsK/SpoIIIE family DNA translocase — MATRTSSPPGSRSSTSSARKTGSKGAGTRTRSSGSSTRKAPARGKGPAKGRGRAGRPAPRAVRNGTGPVARVFLALARVLVTAWLGLAHAVGGAVRSLGHSAGELEPEHRRDGAGLLLLGAALVVAAAVWWQLPGGIGDFTRAVVAGSVGLLAWFVPLLLAVVAWRNLRDPERNGPAGRQVIGWGALLFGVLGIVHIANGSPAPELGDTRPLQQAGGAIGFVVSKLLLDLLQSVYVVVPLLALVALFGVLVVTATPVYQIPARFRELGERIMGTHPDQLDDEDRDEGSPRGRRGRVDDEIDPEMGDPAYDSPVLEEREVRRRSRRRVEKDPESDPQKDHEIDLDLTDGTDGTDGTDGAAPARAAVAEPAAKEALEPPPHTPLPARVEQLALSGDVTYSLPDSEVLKPGSVHKARSKASDAVVDRLTRVLEEFDIDAQVTGYTRGPTVTRYIVELGPAVKVEKITGIAKNISYAVASADVRILSPIPGKSAVGIEIPNSDKEVVSLGDVLRSQIARNDHHPMVCGLGKDVEGGFVVANLAKMPHLLVAGATGSGKSSFINSMITSLLMRATPDEVRMIMVDPKRVELNAYEGIPHLITPIITNPKKAAEALQWVVREMDLRYDDLANFGFRHVDDFNKAVRAGKVQVPPGSERVLAPYPYLCVIVDELADLMMVSPRDVEDAIVRITQLARAAGIHLVLATQRPSVDVVTGLIKANVPSRLAFATSSLADSRVILDQPGAEKLVGQGDGLFLPMGASKPVRVQGSWVTEAEIAQVVADCKQQLEPSYRDDVTAPAASKRELDDDIGDDMELVVQAIELVVSTQFGSTSMLQRKLRVGFAKAGRLMDILESRGVVGPSEGSKARDVLIKPDDLDEVIVAIQGEQ, encoded by the coding sequence ATGGCGACCCGTACGTCTTCCCCGCCGGGGTCGCGCAGCTCCACCTCCTCTGCCCGCAAGACCGGCAGCAAGGGGGCGGGCACGCGCACCCGGTCGTCGGGAAGCAGCACCCGCAAGGCCCCTGCCCGTGGCAAGGGGCCGGCCAAGGGCCGTGGCCGGGCGGGTCGCCCGGCACCCCGCGCGGTGCGCAACGGCACCGGACCGGTCGCCCGGGTCTTCCTCGCGCTCGCGCGCGTGCTCGTCACCGCCTGGCTGGGCCTGGCCCACGCCGTCGGTGGCGCCGTCCGCAGCCTGGGCCACTCCGCCGGTGAGCTGGAGCCCGAGCACCGCCGCGACGGCGCCGGGCTGCTCCTGCTCGGCGCCGCCCTCGTGGTCGCCGCCGCCGTGTGGTGGCAGCTCCCCGGCGGCATCGGCGACTTCACCCGCGCGGTGGTCGCCGGGTCCGTCGGCCTCCTCGCCTGGTTCGTGCCGCTGCTGCTCGCCGTGGTCGCCTGGCGCAACCTGCGCGACCCCGAGCGCAACGGTCCCGCCGGGCGGCAGGTGATCGGCTGGGGTGCGCTGCTCTTCGGCGTGCTCGGCATCGTGCACATCGCCAACGGCTCCCCGGCCCCCGAGCTCGGCGACACCCGTCCGCTGCAGCAGGCGGGTGGCGCCATCGGGTTCGTGGTCTCCAAGCTGCTGCTCGACCTGCTCCAGTCGGTCTACGTCGTGGTGCCGCTGCTGGCCCTGGTGGCGCTGTTCGGAGTGCTGGTGGTGACCGCTACGCCCGTCTACCAGATCCCGGCGCGCTTCCGGGAGCTCGGCGAGCGGATCATGGGCACCCACCCCGACCAGCTCGACGACGAGGACCGGGACGAGGGCTCCCCGCGCGGCCGTCGCGGCCGGGTCGACGACGAGATCGACCCGGAGATGGGCGACCCGGCCTACGACTCCCCGGTGCTGGAGGAGCGCGAGGTCAGGCGTCGCTCGCGACGCCGGGTCGAGAAGGACCCGGAGTCGGACCCGCAGAAGGACCACGAGATCGACCTCGACCTCACCGACGGGACCGACGGCACCGACGGCACCGACGGCGCCGCGCCTGCCCGCGCCGCGGTCGCCGAGCCCGCCGCCAAGGAGGCCCTCGAGCCGCCGCCGCACACGCCGCTGCCCGCCCGGGTGGAGCAGCTCGCGTTGTCCGGCGACGTCACCTACTCGCTGCCCGACAGCGAGGTGCTCAAGCCCGGCTCGGTGCACAAGGCCCGCTCCAAGGCCTCCGACGCGGTCGTCGACCGGCTGACCCGGGTGCTCGAGGAGTTCGACATCGACGCCCAGGTCACGGGCTACACCCGCGGCCCCACGGTGACGCGCTACATCGTCGAGCTCGGCCCGGCCGTCAAGGTCGAGAAGATCACCGGCATCGCCAAGAACATCTCCTACGCCGTGGCCTCGGCCGACGTGCGGATCCTCAGCCCGATCCCCGGCAAGTCCGCGGTCGGCATCGAGATCCCCAACAGCGACAAGGAGGTCGTCTCCCTCGGCGACGTCCTGCGCAGCCAGATCGCCCGCAACGACCACCACCCGATGGTCTGCGGCCTGGGCAAGGACGTCGAGGGCGGCTTCGTGGTCGCCAACCTGGCCAAGATGCCCCACCTGCTGGTGGCCGGCGCCACCGGCTCGGGCAAGTCCTCGTTCATCAACTCGATGATCACCTCGCTGCTGATGCGGGCCACGCCCGACGAGGTCCGGATGATCATGGTCGACCCCAAGCGGGTCGAGCTGAACGCCTACGAGGGCATCCCGCACCTGATCACCCCGATCATCACCAACCCCAAGAAGGCGGCCGAGGCGCTGCAGTGGGTCGTGCGCGAGATGGACCTGCGCTACGACGACCTCGCCAACTTCGGGTTCCGGCACGTCGACGACTTCAACAAGGCGGTCCGCGCCGGCAAGGTGCAGGTGCCGCCCGGGAGCGAGCGCGTGCTCGCGCCGTACCCCTACCTGTGCGTGATCGTCGACGAGCTCGCCGACCTGATGATGGTCTCCCCGCGCGACGTCGAGGACGCCATCGTGCGGATCACCCAGCTGGCCCGTGCGGCCGGCATCCACCTCGTGCTCGCCACGCAGCGGCCCTCGGTGGACGTGGTCACCGGCCTGATCAAGGCCAACGTGCCCTCGCGGCTGGCCTTCGCGACCAGCTCGCTCGCCGACAGCCGGGTCATCCTCGACCAGCCGGGCGCGGAGAAGCTGGTCGGCCAGGGCGACGGGCTGTTCCTGCCCATGGGTGCCTCCAAGCCGGTGCGCGTGCAGGGCTCGTGGGTCACCGAGGCCGAGATCGCCCAGGTGGTCGCCGACTGCAAGCAGCAGCTCGAGCCCAGCTACCGCGACGACGTCACCGCGCCCGCCGCCTCCAAGCGCGAGCTCGACGACGACATCGGCGACGACATGGAGCTCGTGGTCCAGGCCATCGAGCTGGTCGTGTCGACCCAGTTCGGCTCCACCTCGATGCTGCAGCGCAAGCTGCGCGTCGGCTTCGCCAAGGCGGGCCGGCTGATGGACATCCTGGAGAGCCGCGGGGTGGTGGGCCCCAGCGAGGGGTCCAAGGCCCGTGACGTGCTGATCAAGCCCGACGACCTCGACGAGGTCATCGTCGCCATCCAGGGGGAGCAGTGA
- a CDS encoding helix-turn-helix domain-containing protein — protein sequence MNAPTSITPIGVSVRQDARIAAVVALLSGVLTVAWFARALGTADPFDWVWCLVPAAVGLLQLLVVRDARSPLLVADELGVRVRRGVTWHGVQWESVDRVEVRSGGRWLSDGRLVVHPRVRPADPLAAAEEGAADDLAVEPVALRALSVPLGPTTRIDYDGLTGDLVADLDSLGQGRVPVLVLTRPVREARAAEPAEPAEATADEPVERPAERPVEEAAGTPVVAPVVAPVAVDPEPEVEPEPEPEPEPEEGVAAYEPVDPTRAPRPATRAEVRRESVRRLPDPPTVPAQRSPGGPVLVARIDDAASREVVSAGWGEDQAHPVAEPVIGPLVAAARQRARLSIDTLSERTRIRPHVLECIEVDDFEACGGDFYARGHLRTLARVFGLDPAELVDLYDRHYAVAEIEARQVFEAELATGIGGGVRTASSGPRWSLLAASVLALVAIWGVARVFNDTPQELVSPAPDVVDVAGLASGEDTEAAPESTLAALSLSARGASPQVVVRDRDGKILLASRLADGSQQQVIGLAPFDVTSSNGQAVTVTYLGKKRGTVGEGEQPDNRQFG from the coding sequence GTGAACGCACCGACGAGCATCACACCCATCGGGGTCTCGGTCCGCCAGGACGCCAGGATCGCCGCCGTCGTGGCGCTGCTGTCCGGGGTCCTGACCGTGGCGTGGTTCGCCCGGGCGCTCGGCACCGCGGACCCGTTCGACTGGGTGTGGTGCCTGGTGCCGGCCGCGGTCGGGCTGCTGCAGCTGCTCGTGGTGCGGGACGCCCGCTCCCCGCTGCTGGTCGCCGACGAGCTGGGCGTCCGCGTCCGTCGTGGCGTCACCTGGCACGGCGTGCAGTGGGAGTCGGTCGACCGCGTCGAGGTGCGTTCCGGCGGCCGGTGGCTCTCCGACGGCCGGCTCGTGGTCCACCCGCGGGTGCGTCCGGCCGACCCGCTCGCCGCCGCCGAGGAGGGTGCTGCCGACGACCTCGCCGTGGAGCCGGTCGCGCTGCGCGCGCTGTCGGTGCCGCTGGGCCCGACCACCCGCATCGACTACGACGGACTGACCGGCGACCTGGTCGCCGACCTCGACTCGCTCGGCCAGGGCCGGGTCCCCGTGCTGGTGCTCACCCGCCCGGTGCGCGAGGCCCGCGCGGCCGAGCCGGCCGAGCCCGCCGAGGCGACCGCCGACGAGCCCGTCGAGCGGCCCGCCGAGCGGCCCGTCGAGGAGGCTGCCGGCACGCCCGTCGTGGCGCCCGTCGTGGCGCCCGTCGCCGTGGATCCCGAGCCCGAGGTCGAGCCCGAGCCCGAGCCCGAGCCCGAGCCCGAGGAGGGCGTCGCGGCGTACGAGCCGGTCGACCCGACCCGCGCGCCGCGCCCGGCCACGCGCGCCGAGGTCCGTCGCGAGTCCGTACGCCGCCTGCCCGACCCGCCCACCGTGCCGGCCCAGCGCTCGCCCGGCGGTCCGGTCCTGGTGGCCCGCATCGACGACGCCGCGAGCCGCGAGGTCGTGTCCGCCGGGTGGGGCGAGGACCAGGCGCACCCGGTGGCCGAGCCCGTGATCGGCCCGCTCGTCGCGGCGGCGCGCCAGCGAGCCCGGCTCAGCATCGACACGCTGAGCGAGCGCACCCGGATCCGGCCGCACGTGCTGGAGTGCATCGAGGTCGACGACTTCGAGGCCTGCGGCGGCGACTTCTACGCCCGGGGCCACCTGCGGACCCTGGCCCGCGTCTTCGGCCTCGACCCGGCCGAGCTGGTGGACCTCTACGACCGCCACTACGCCGTGGCCGAGATCGAGGCGCGGCAGGTCTTCGAGGCCGAGCTGGCCACCGGGATCGGCGGCGGGGTGCGGACCGCCTCCTCGGGCCCGCGCTGGAGCCTGCTGGCCGCCAGCGTGCTGGCCCTGGTCGCGATCTGGGGCGTGGCCCGCGTGTTCAACGACACCCCGCAGGAGCTCGTCAGCCCCGCGCCCGACGTCGTCGACGTGGCCGGCCTGGCCAGCGGCGAGGACACCGAGGCGGCGCCGGAGTCCACGCTGGCGGCGCTCTCGCTGTCGGCCCGGGGCGCCTCGCCCCAGGTGGTCGTGCGCGACCGCGACGGCAAGATCCTGCTGGCCTCGCGCCTGGCCGACGGGTCGCAGCAGCAGGTCATCGGCCTGGCGCCGTTCGACGTCACCTCCAGCAACGGGCAGGCCGTGACGGTCACCTACCTGGGCAAGAAGCGCGGCACCGTCGGCGAGGGCGAGCAGCCGGACAACCGGCAGTTCGGCTGA
- the pgsA gene encoding CDP-diacylglycerol--glycerol-3-phosphate 3-phosphatidyltransferase, with protein MTDSGRTVSNWNVPNALTTLRIVMVPFFGWALLHDGGQDLTWRWVAWALFAVAMLTDKIDGDLARKHDLVTDFGKIADPIADKAMTGMALIGLAIIADFLPAWLWWTVTVVVLVREWGVTAARLSVAREVVMPAKQSGKVKTTMQVVALGGFVAPFGLLEGGLETIGDALWWLSAAALLVAVVLTLTSGWEFARDVVRHRAGRPTTAERQAQD; from the coding sequence ATGACCGACAGCGGACGCACCGTGAGCAACTGGAACGTCCCCAACGCCCTGACCACGCTCCGCATCGTCATGGTGCCGTTCTTCGGCTGGGCGCTGCTGCACGACGGCGGTCAGGACCTCACCTGGCGCTGGGTGGCCTGGGCGCTGTTCGCGGTCGCGATGCTGACCGACAAGATCGACGGCGACCTCGCCCGCAAGCACGACCTGGTGACCGACTTCGGCAAGATCGCCGACCCCATCGCCGACAAGGCGATGACCGGCATGGCCCTCATCGGCCTCGCGATCATCGCCGACTTCCTGCCGGCGTGGCTGTGGTGGACGGTCACCGTGGTGGTGCTGGTGCGCGAGTGGGGGGTGACCGCGGCGCGGCTCTCGGTGGCCCGCGAGGTCGTGATGCCCGCCAAGCAGAGCGGCAAGGTCAAGACCACGATGCAGGTGGTGGCGCTGGGCGGCTTCGTCGCGCCGTTCGGGCTGCTCGAGGGCGGCCTCGAGACCATCGGCGACGCGCTGTGGTGGCTCTCCGCCGCGGCGCTGCTGGTCGCCGTGGTGCTCACCCTGACCTCCGGCTGGGAGTTCGCCCGCGACGTCGTACGGCACCGGGCGGGACGCCCGACGACCGCGGAGCGCCAGGCCCAGGACTGA
- the rimO gene encoding 30S ribosomal protein S12 methylthiotransferase RimO, whose protein sequence is MTTSDTASAPTARPHAPTTVAMVTLGCARNEVDSEELAGRLEAGGFVLVEDPEQAETVVVNTCGFVEAAKKDSVDTLLAAADLKGSGATTQAVVAVGCLAERYGADLATSLPEADAVLGFDDYPDIASRLRGILAGEQQHPHTPSDRRKLLPISPAERTDAPAYQPGHGERRRLDSGPMAPLKLASGCDRRCTFCAIPAFRGSFVSRRPSDVLAEARWLADQGARELFLVSENSTSYGKDLGDLRLLETLLPELAAVEGVERVRVSYLQPAETRPGLVQTIAGTPGVAAYYDLSFQHASNPVLRRMRRFGDSESFLGLLEQARALAPQAGARSNFIVGFPGETEHDFEVLCDFLAQARLDAIGVFGYSDEDGTEAEGFTDKLDEDVIAERVEHLTALAEELSAQRAEERVGEEVLVLVESVDDEEVEGRAAHQGPEVDGSTLLSGDLAGIAVGDMIRARVVATDGVDLVAEVAGRAAGEAGR, encoded by the coding sequence ATGACTACCTCTGACACCGCCTCCGCGCCCACCGCCCGCCCGCACGCCCCCACGACCGTCGCGATGGTCACGCTGGGCTGCGCCCGCAACGAGGTCGACTCCGAGGAGCTCGCCGGCCGCCTCGAGGCCGGCGGGTTCGTGCTCGTCGAGGACCCCGAGCAGGCCGAGACGGTGGTCGTGAACACCTGCGGCTTCGTCGAGGCGGCCAAGAAGGACTCCGTCGACACCCTGCTGGCCGCGGCCGACCTCAAGGGCAGCGGCGCCACCACCCAGGCGGTCGTCGCCGTGGGCTGCCTGGCCGAGCGCTACGGCGCCGACCTCGCCACCTCGCTGCCCGAGGCCGACGCGGTGCTCGGGTTCGACGACTACCCCGACATCGCCTCCCGGCTCCGCGGCATCCTCGCCGGGGAGCAGCAGCACCCCCACACGCCGTCGGACCGCCGCAAGCTGCTGCCGATCTCGCCGGCCGAGCGCACCGACGCGCCGGCCTACCAGCCCGGCCACGGCGAGCGACGTCGCCTCGACAGCGGTCCGATGGCCCCGCTCAAGCTGGCCTCGGGCTGCGACCGGCGCTGCACCTTCTGCGCGATCCCGGCGTTCCGCGGCTCCTTCGTCTCCCGGCGGCCCTCCGACGTGCTGGCCGAGGCGCGGTGGCTGGCCGACCAGGGGGCCCGCGAGCTGTTCCTGGTGAGCGAGAACTCCACGTCCTACGGCAAGGACCTGGGCGACCTCCGGCTGCTCGAGACGCTGCTGCCCGAGCTGGCCGCGGTCGAGGGTGTCGAGCGGGTGCGGGTCTCCTACCTGCAGCCCGCCGAGACGCGGCCCGGGCTGGTGCAGACCATCGCCGGCACCCCGGGTGTCGCGGCCTACTACGACCTGTCCTTCCAGCACGCGTCCAACCCGGTGCTGCGCCGGATGCGCCGCTTCGGCGACAGCGAGTCGTTCCTCGGCCTGCTCGAGCAGGCCCGGGCGCTCGCGCCGCAGGCCGGGGCCCGCTCCAACTTCATCGTCGGCTTCCCGGGCGAGACCGAGCACGACTTCGAGGTGCTGTGCGACTTCCTCGCGCAGGCGCGCCTGGACGCCATCGGTGTCTTCGGCTACTCCGACGAGGACGGCACCGAGGCCGAGGGCTTCACCGACAAGCTCGACGAGGACGTCATCGCCGAGCGCGTGGAGCACCTGACCGCGCTGGCCGAGGAGCTCAGCGCCCAGCGCGCCGAGGAGCGCGTCGGCGAGGAGGTGCTGGTGCTCGTGGAGTCGGTCGACGACGAGGAGGTCGAGGGCCGCGCCGCGCACCAGGGTCCCGAGGTCGACGGCAGCACGCTGCTGAGCGGCGACCTCGCCGGGATCGCGGTCGGTGACATGATCCGGGCACGCGTCGTCGCGACCGACGGCGTCGACCTCGTGGCGGAGGTCGCGGGCCGAGCAGCGGGGGAGGCGGGTCGATGA
- a CDS encoding CGNR zinc finger domain-containing protein — protein sequence MTFAHDTQMALAAAAALVNTDPEGGSGEDTLQTRDDLARFLDDQGWYGVRLGDAGELDAVRALRPGLRRLWHLDEASLVARINEILAEARALPQLVDHDGLGWHVHAVPQHAPLDQRMAVEAAMAMIDVVRSGELDRLKTCAADDCEDVVVDLSRNRSRRFCEGGCGNRENVRAYRDRRRTDP from the coding sequence ATGACTTTCGCCCATGACACCCAGATGGCGCTGGCCGCGGCCGCCGCGCTGGTCAACACCGACCCCGAGGGCGGGTCGGGCGAGGACACGCTGCAGACCCGCGACGACCTGGCGCGCTTCCTCGACGACCAGGGCTGGTACGGCGTGAGGCTGGGCGACGCCGGCGAGCTGGACGCCGTCCGGGCGCTGCGACCCGGGCTGCGACGGCTGTGGCACCTCGACGAGGCGTCCCTGGTCGCCCGGATCAACGAGATCCTCGCCGAGGCCCGAGCGCTTCCCCAGCTCGTCGACCACGACGGGCTCGGCTGGCACGTCCACGCCGTGCCGCAGCACGCCCCGCTCGACCAGCGGATGGCCGTCGAGGCGGCGATGGCGATGATCGACGTGGTCCGCTCGGGCGAGCTGGACCGCCTCAAGACCTGTGCGGCCGACGACTGCGAGGACGTCGTCGTCGACCTGTCCCGCAACCGCTCACGCCGCTTCTGCGAGGGCGGGTGCGGCAACCGGGAGAACGTCCGGGCCTACCGCGACCGCCGGCGCACCGACCCCTAG
- a CDS encoding EamA family transporter, with translation MALPETLPGTPSGTRPDARGDARPSGRGRGLAGGGLLVALVSAATFGTSGPFAKSLLETGWTPGSTVFLRIAGAALLLLVPTVRALSGRWHLLRGSWRQVLVYGAMAVALPQLAFFYAVDTLSVGVALLLEYLGLVLVVAYQAVVRRRWPALPTLAGIVLAVSGLTLVLDLPSLLQGGQVEVSGVGVAWGLLAALGLASYFVMSGASHDDALPPLALAGSGLVVAAVGFGVLGLLGVLPMTFRTDDVELAGAVLPWWVPVLELGAVAAATAYVTGIVAARLLGAKVASFVGLSEVLFAVLFAWLLLGQLPGLVQLAGGLLILGGVVVVRLEEPDGPSAGDEPVVAGSGGAPVPVAVEPVEARRGPRAHGADDPGR, from the coding sequence ATGGCGCTCCCCGAGACCCTGCCCGGCACCCCGAGCGGGACCCGCCCCGACGCGCGCGGTGACGCCCGGCCGTCCGGACGCGGCCGCGGCCTGGCCGGCGGGGGCCTGCTCGTGGCCCTGGTCTCGGCCGCCACCTTCGGCACCTCGGGCCCGTTCGCCAAGTCGCTGCTCGAGACCGGCTGGACCCCCGGGTCCACGGTCTTCCTGCGCATCGCCGGGGCGGCGCTGCTGCTCCTGGTGCCCACCGTGCGCGCGCTCTCGGGACGCTGGCACCTGCTGCGCGGCTCGTGGCGCCAGGTCCTGGTGTACGGCGCGATGGCCGTCGCGCTGCCGCAGCTGGCCTTCTTCTACGCCGTGGACACCCTCTCGGTCGGCGTCGCCCTGCTGCTGGAGTACCTCGGGCTGGTCCTGGTCGTCGCCTACCAGGCCGTCGTGCGCCGGCGCTGGCCCGCACTGCCGACGCTGGCCGGCATCGTGCTGGCGGTCAGCGGCCTGACGCTGGTGCTCGACCTGCCCTCGCTGCTGCAGGGCGGCCAGGTCGAGGTCAGCGGCGTGGGCGTCGCCTGGGGCCTGCTCGCGGCGCTGGGCCTGGCGTCGTACTTCGTGATGTCGGGCGCCTCCCACGACGACGCGCTGCCGCCGCTGGCCCTGGCCGGGTCGGGCCTGGTGGTCGCCGCGGTGGGCTTCGGCGTGCTCGGCCTGCTCGGCGTGCTGCCGATGACCTTCCGCACCGACGACGTCGAGCTGGCCGGGGCGGTGCTGCCCTGGTGGGTGCCGGTCCTCGAGCTCGGCGCGGTCGCCGCCGCCACGGCGTACGTCACCGGGATCGTGGCGGCCCGTCTGCTCGGGGCCAAGGTCGCGTCGTTCGTGGGGCTCTCGGAGGTGCTGTTCGCCGTGCTCTTCGCGTGGCTGCTGCTCGGCCAGCTGCCGGGCCTGGTGCAGCTGGCCGGTGGGCTGCTCATCCTGGGTGGCGTGGTCGTGGTGCGCCTGGAGGAGCCCGACGGCCCGTCGGCAGGGGACGAGCCGGTCGTCGCCGGCTCAGGCGGAGCGCCGGTGCCCGTCGCCGTCGAGCCCGTCGAGGCGCGGCGTGGTCCGCGGGCGCACGGGGCGGACGACCCCGGCCGCTGA